A genomic segment from Treponema sp. Marseille-Q3903 encodes:
- a CDS encoding PTS sugar transporter subunit IIA — translation MEDNILTIEEVAKYLRVSDRTVYDWAQKGEIPAGKIGTVWRFKKSEIENWVNVRLSSDSAKQSDMQIQVRNILSPNRVVFINQSSKHDALVELADVLATAPQIKNAQELTDEILKREELMSTAIGRGIAIPHVRLSSVTDLVMAVGVCKKPISDFAAIDDQPVSLLFMIAAAYNQHSYYLKTISHFSSKLKQNDFRDSLNNAGTEKDIFDLLLRA, via the coding sequence ATGGAAGATAATATCCTTACCATAGAAGAAGTCGCAAAATATCTTCGTGTTTCTGACAGAACGGTATATGATTGGGCTCAAAAAGGTGAGATTCCGGCAGGCAAAATCGGAACTGTATGGCGTTTTAAAAAGTCGGAAATCGAAAACTGGGTAAATGTAAGGCTTTCATCGGATTCTGCAAAACAATCTGATATGCAGATTCAGGTAAGAAATATCCTCTCTCCAAACCGCGTTGTTTTTATCAATCAGTCATCAAAACACGATGCTCTCGTAGAGCTTGCCGATGTATTGGCGACAGCTCCTCAAATTAAAAACGCTCAAGAACTAACAGACGAAATCTTAAAGCGCGAAGAGCTTATGTCCACAGCAATCGGAAGAGGAATTGCAATCCCACACGTAAGGCTCTCTTCTGTCACCGATCTTGTGATGGCTGTTGGGGTTTGTAAGAAGCCCATATCGGACTTTGCAGCAATCGATGACCAGCCTGTAAGTCTTCTGTTCATGATAGCAGCTGCATATAATCAGCATTCATATTATTTAAAGACGATTTCACATTTCAGTTCAAAACTTAAGCAAAACGATTTTCGTGACTCTCTGAACAATGCAGGTACTGAGAAAGATATCTTTGATTTACTTTTGCGCGCTTAG
- a CDS encoding WD40 repeat domain-containing protein has protein sequence MKNKKGIPFFLLFAVLITIVYIALAAKPLTEEFQFTPIWKINISAPITQTVEKDKKKLAFHLGQSVGYFSEDGEITLLKSFPAKADISDYYFAIYNSGAKNTEFFNNNGEIAGYIKAEGFPYFAEQIIYVFLPGGCSFSKCTQTGDIQWTYEGTIPITAFAANDNHTAAGFADGTIKVLNNADGQTEVNFAPGGSDYPVILGLDISPDGKYVASISGHKKQRFVLSRREGNQQKIIYHKFFENDLPYRTIVRFCKDSRRILYNFPQGLDIYDIEDKKSKFIGIKDKIISVKETDDMIFLLSKEKKKYTVSLVDSTNTLEGSFSFTAESAFINTYDNNLYVGRDNSISRIKVSKE, from the coding sequence ATGAAAAACAAAAAAGGCATTCCATTCTTTTTACTTTTCGCTGTGCTTATAACAATCGTCTACATTGCTTTAGCAGCAAAACCTCTCACAGAAGAATTTCAATTTACTCCAATCTGGAAAATAAATATTTCGGCTCCAATCACACAGACAGTTGAAAAAGACAAAAAAAAGCTTGCATTTCATCTCGGGCAGTCAGTCGGTTACTTCTCAGAAGATGGAGAAATAACATTGCTAAAATCATTTCCGGCAAAAGCAGATATCTCCGATTACTATTTTGCAATATACAATTCAGGGGCCAAAAACACTGAATTTTTTAACAACAACGGCGAGATTGCCGGGTATATTAAAGCAGAAGGGTTTCCATATTTTGCAGAGCAGATTATATATGTGTTTCTCCCCGGCGGATGCAGTTTTTCAAAATGTACACAGACAGGCGATATTCAGTGGACGTATGAAGGGACTATTCCAATCACGGCTTTTGCTGCAAACGATAATCATACAGCAGCAGGCTTTGCCGACGGCACAATAAAAGTGCTAAACAACGCAGACGGTCAGACAGAAGTAAACTTTGCTCCGGGAGGAAGCGACTATCCTGTAATTCTCGGTCTCGATATTTCACCTGATGGAAAATACGTCGCATCGATTTCCGGTCACAAAAAGCAGCGTTTTGTTCTTTCACGCCGCGAAGGAAATCAACAGAAAATAATATATCATAAATTTTTTGAAAACGATTTGCCGTACAGGACTATTGTGAGATTTTGCAAAGACTCTAGGCGCATTTTATACAACTTTCCGCAAGGGCTCGACATCTATGATATTGAAGATAAAAAATCAAAATTTATAGGCATAAAAGATAAAATCATTTCGGTAAAAGAGACTGACGATATGATTTTTCTTTTGAGTAAAGAAAAGAAAAAATACACAGTTTCTCTGGTCGACTCTACAAATACTCTTGAGGGTTCGTTTTCTTTTACAGCAGAATCTGCATTTATCAATACATACGACAACAATCTTTACGTCGGAAGAGACAATTCAATTTCTCGCATAAAAGTTTCAAAAGAATAA
- a CDS encoding polymer-forming cytoskeletal protein — MFDVKDTDFFDLDDSAFDTIVEDDISFTGEIKIKKTFMIRGKVNGKISSTSDIVIDSNAVVNADIEAERVLIRGKVKGNVIGNKLIFITSSGAVDGDITTGKVVLEPGCVFSGKCTMVKNENEK, encoded by the coding sequence ATGTTTGACGTAAAAGATACTGATTTTTTTGATTTAGACGACTCAGCTTTTGATACAATTGTTGAAGATGACATCTCTTTTACAGGTGAAATCAAAATTAAAAAGACATTTATGATTCGCGGCAAAGTAAATGGCAAAATCTCTTCAACAAGTGATATTGTGATTGATTCAAATGCAGTCGTAAATGCCGATATTGAGGCAGAGCGTGTCCTGATTCGCGGAAAAGTAAAAGGAAATGTAATTGGAAACAAATTGATCTTCATCACTTCATCAGGTGCTGTGGACGGCGATATTACGACAGGAAAAGTAGTGCTTGAACCGGGCTGCGTATTTTCCGGCAAATGCACAATGGTAAAAAATGAAAATGAAAAATAA
- a CDS encoding RluA family pseudouridine synthase: MVPIIYENDEIYIINKQSGLAVQGGSGVSHSLDSDFSMQTGQKVFLVHRLDKDTCGLMIVAKTPKAACKWTKLISSKLAQKEYIAVCAGSLKKKSGVIKEDVVQHGEAKSAITNYNVEKEWEVSFSSKNENSKNENEEYDFEHMQTIKMSLVKLKLETGRMHQIRIHLAKQGCPVAGDDQHGNFKINKLLKKHFKIKHMLLASVKLSVPFEGKVNVFEIELPDEFKKLENREPYL, translated from the coding sequence ATGGTGCCAATTATATATGAGAATGATGAAATATACATTATAAATAAACAGTCCGGTCTTGCCGTACAGGGAGGAAGCGGAGTCTCTCATTCGCTAGACTCTGATTTTTCCATGCAGACCGGTCAAAAAGTTTTTCTTGTTCATAGGCTTGATAAAGACACATGCGGATTGATGATTGTAGCAAAAACTCCGAAAGCGGCATGTAAATGGACAAAACTGATAAGTTCAAAGCTGGCTCAAAAGGAATACATCGCTGTTTGCGCAGGCTCTCTTAAAAAGAAAAGTGGAGTCATCAAAGAAGATGTCGTTCAACACGGCGAAGCAAAATCCGCTATCACAAATTACAACGTAGAAAAGGAATGGGAAGTTTCATTTTCTTCTAAAAATGAGAACTCAAAAAACGAAAACGAAGAATATGATTTTGAACACATGCAGACAATAAAAATGTCTTTGGTCAAGCTTAAGCTTGAGACGGGACGCATGCATCAAATTCGCATCCATTTGGCAAAACAAGGCTGCCCTGTCGCAGGTGATGATCAACACGGTAATTTTAAAATAAACAAACTTCTCAAAAAACACTTTAAGATAAAGCATATGCTGCTTGCGTCTGTAAAACTTTCAGTTCCGTTTGAAGGAAAAGTGAACGTTTTTGAGATAGAATTGCCTGATGAGTTTAAGAAATTAGAAAATAGAGAACCTTATCTATGA
- the rfbB gene encoding dTDP-glucose 4,6-dehydratase, which produces MNRKLHNILVTGGAGFIGSNFIRYLFGLSSAEKNLFNDADFGGKVVNVDCLTYAGNLESLSDVDAKFGSGAEKVNKRYFFEKVDICDRKNIERIFKQYDIDTVIHFAAESHVDRSILGPEAFMKTNVMGTFTLLDVARNYWKKDDGTIRDDVLFHHISTDEVYGSLGETGYFREDTPYDPRSPYSSSKASSDHIAMAYFHTYGLPVTLSNCTNNYGPYQFPEKLLPLMISNIRDGKNLPVYGKGDNIRDWIYVEDHNRAVWLIVKNGIAGEKYNIGGENEWQNIKLLHKVIELTAAQIGKPVSDVEKTITYVKDRPGHDKRYAIDCTKIKTKLGWERKMTFEEGLKETVKWYLKNSDWINHILSGDYKNWISKNYTEFGR; this is translated from the coding sequence ATGAATAGAAAATTACATAACATTTTGGTGACAGGAGGAGCCGGATTTATCGGCTCTAATTTTATTCGTTATTTGTTTGGACTTTCTTCGGCAGAGAAAAATCTTTTTAACGATGCGGACTTTGGCGGAAAAGTTGTAAACGTAGATTGCTTGACTTATGCAGGAAACCTCGAAAGCCTTTCTGATGTTGATGCAAAATTTGGAAGCGGTGCTGAAAAAGTCAACAAGCGGTATTTTTTTGAAAAAGTTGATATATGTGACCGCAAAAATATTGAGCGGATTTTTAAGCAGTATGACATCGATACTGTAATTCACTTTGCTGCTGAAAGCCACGTTGACCGCTCTATCTTAGGTCCTGAAGCGTTTATGAAAACAAATGTTATGGGAACTTTTACGCTTCTTGATGTCGCACGCAATTACTGGAAAAAAGATGACGGCACAATCCGCGACGATGTTCTTTTTCATCATATTTCAACTGATGAAGTTTATGGTTCTCTTGGCGAGACAGGATATTTTAGAGAAGACACACCTTATGACCCGCGCAGTCCATATTCTTCTTCAAAGGCAAGCTCCGACCATATCGCAATGGCATATTTTCACACATACGGGCTACCTGTGACGTTGTCTAACTGTACAAACAACTACGGACCATACCAATTCCCCGAAAAACTCCTTCCGCTGATGATTTCAAATATCCGTGACGGAAAAAATCTCCCTGTTTACGGAAAAGGCGACAATATACGTGATTGGATTTATGTGGAAGACCACAACCGTGCAGTCTGGCTGATTGTGAAAAATGGCATAGCCGGCGAAAAATATAACATCGGCGGTGAAAACGAATGGCAAAATATAAAACTTTTGCATAAAGTGATAGAGCTGACAGCTGCACAAATAGGAAAGCCAGTTTCAGATGTAGAAAAGACAATCACTTACGTAAAAGACAGACCCGGCCACGATAAACGATATGCTATAGACTGTACAAAAATCAAGACAAAACTCGGCTGGGAAAGAAAGATGACTTTTGAAGAAGGGTTGAAGGAAACTGTAAAGTGGTATTTGAAAAACAGCGACTGGATAAATCACATTTTGTCAGGTGACTACAAAAACTGGATCAGCAAGAATTACACTGAATTTGGAAGGTAG
- a CDS encoding phospho-sugar mutase — translation MDKNEILKRAKEYIAAEKDERFSKEVEELIAKEDYKELEDRFYRTLEFGTGGLRGIMGGGTNRMNTLEINLATQGLANYVIKTFPDKAKNGTLSAVVAYDSRLNSDVFAEATALIFAANGIKAYLFSGLRPTPELSFAIKQLKAQTGVVVTASHNPRIYNGYKAYWDNGAQVIEPHDIGIIEEVNKVTEVKTMTRVEAISTGKLVLIDKEIDTKFWDMCKSQLFRPDLIKEKAKDVRIVYTPLHGTGGMHVNKVLGDLGLNIINVKEQFEPDGNFPTVEKPNPEEKPALKLAVELAKKEKADGLMATDPDADRFGTAFPDKDGNWILLSGNQMGALLMEYVFLSRKELNKMPQNPACIRSIVTSPFGDYICKKYGVKMMECLTGFKWIAAIEDDFEKKNSHNYVFGFEESYGYKIEKEVMDKDGVSAAAMCAEMILYWRSQGKSLLEHLDEMYKEFGYFEDRSISQYFPGMQGVETMNGMMASLRKDPPKVLGGEKVLKVRDVMNDPELPKSNVLQFYLESGTIVSARPSGTEPKIKFYINSMVPAGDGSDKWFADAKAKAAKLCDGIAADIKKFIDAASK, via the coding sequence ATGGATAAAAATGAAATCTTAAAGAGGGCAAAAGAATACATTGCCGCAGAAAAAGACGAAAGGTTCAGCAAAGAAGTTGAAGAACTCATCGCAAAAGAAGATTATAAGGAACTAGAAGACCGTTTCTATCGGACACTTGAATTCGGGACGGGCGGACTGAGAGGGATTATGGGTGGCGGCACAAACCGTATGAACACTCTTGAAATAAATCTCGCTACACAGGGATTGGCAAATTACGTTATCAAAACATTCCCTGACAAAGCTAAAAATGGAACTTTGAGCGCCGTTGTCGCATATGACAGCCGATTGAATTCAGATGTATTTGCCGAAGCCACAGCGTTGATTTTTGCTGCAAACGGTATCAAAGCGTATCTTTTTTCAGGACTCCGCCCTACACCGGAACTCTCATTTGCAATTAAACAGCTAAAAGCACAGACAGGAGTCGTAGTCACAGCGTCGCACAACCCGAGGATTTATAACGGTTACAAGGCATATTGGGACAACGGAGCTCAGGTTATAGAGCCGCATGATATTGGAATTATCGAAGAAGTAAACAAAGTCACAGAAGTAAAAACGATGACTCGCGTTGAAGCGATTTCGACAGGAAAACTCGTTTTAATAGACAAAGAGATTGATACAAAATTCTGGGATATGTGTAAATCGCAGCTTTTCCGTCCTGATTTAATAAAAGAAAAAGCAAAAGACGTCCGCATAGTTTACACACCGCTTCACGGAACAGGAGGAATGCACGTAAACAAAGTTTTAGGTGACCTCGGCTTAAATATCATAAACGTAAAAGAGCAGTTTGAACCTGATGGAAACTTCCCTACTGTAGAAAAACCGAATCCTGAAGAAAAACCAGCGCTTAAACTCGCTGTTGAACTGGCAAAAAAAGAAAAGGCTGACGGCTTAATGGCTACAGACCCTGATGCTGACCGCTTCGGAACTGCTTTCCCTGACAAAGACGGGAACTGGATTTTGCTTTCAGGAAATCAAATGGGTGCCTTGCTGATGGAGTATGTATTCCTCTCTCGAAAAGAATTAAACAAAATGCCTCAAAATCCCGCATGTATCCGCTCTATCGTAACATCTCCGTTTGGTGACTACATCTGCAAAAAATACGGTGTAAAAATGATGGAATGTCTTACCGGATTTAAATGGATTGCAGCGATTGAAGACGACTTTGAAAAGAAAAATTCACACAACTACGTGTTCGGTTTTGAAGAAAGCTACGGTTACAAGATTGAAAAAGAAGTTATGGATAAAGATGGAGTTTCGGCAGCCGCAATGTGTGCGGAGATGATTCTTTACTGGCGTTCGCAAGGTAAGAGCCTTCTCGAGCACCTCGATGAAATGTACAAAGAATTCGGTTACTTTGAAGACCGCTCAATTTCACAATACTTCCCCGGAATGCAAGGCGTTGAGACGATGAATGGAATGATGGCTTCATTGCGAAAAGATCCGCCAAAAGTTCTCGGCGGTGAAAAAGTTCTCAAAGTTCGCGATGTAATGAACGACCCTGAACTTCCAAAATCAAACGTGCTACAGTTCTACCTGGAAAGCGGTACAATCGTAAGTGCGCGTCCATCAGGAACAGAGCCGAAGATTAAGTTCTACATCAACTCCATGGTTCCTGCCGGAGACGGTTCGGACAAATGGTTTGCAGACGCTAAGGCAAAAGCTGCAAAACTTTGTGACGGAATCGCAGCTGATATTAAAAAATTTATAGATGCAGCATCAAAATAA
- the rfbA gene encoding glucose-1-phosphate thymidylyltransferase RfbA, producing MKGIILAGGSGTRLYPITKAVSKQILPLYDKPMIYYPLSCLMLAEIREVLIISTPRDISCFKELFGDGSWFGMKFEYAIQDKPRGLADAFIIGKKFIGNDSVALVLGDNIFYGQSFTQTLKRARKKVESGDGSVIFGYLVKDPTSYGVVEFDKSGKVLGIEEKPANPKSNYAVPGLYFYSNEVVNIAANVKPSARGEIEITSINNEYLNRGELSVELLGRGMAWLDTGTYDGLLEASNFIATIQKRQGMYISCIEEISFRNGWITKQQLLDMAKGYKTDYGRYLEYIANS from the coding sequence ATGAAAGGAATTATTTTAGCCGGCGGAAGCGGAACTCGTTTGTATCCGATAACAAAAGCTGTATCAAAACAGATTTTACCGTTGTATGATAAACCTATGATTTATTATCCATTGTCTTGTCTCATGCTCGCAGAAATTCGTGAAGTCTTGATTATTTCAACTCCGCGCGATATCTCTTGCTTTAAGGAATTATTCGGAGACGGCTCTTGGTTTGGGATGAAATTTGAATACGCAATTCAGGACAAACCGCGCGGTCTTGCAGATGCATTCATAATCGGTAAAAAATTTATCGGAAACGACAGCGTTGCTCTTGTGCTCGGAGACAATATTTTTTATGGGCAGAGCTTTACTCAAACTTTAAAACGTGCTCGCAAAAAAGTTGAAAGCGGAGACGGCAGCGTGATATTCGGTTATCTTGTAAAAGATCCTACATCATACGGAGTTGTCGAATTTGATAAATCAGGAAAAGTTTTAGGAATTGAAGAAAAACCCGCAAATCCGAAATCAAATTATGCTGTTCCGGGACTTTATTTTTACAGCAACGAAGTTGTGAATATTGCTGCAAATGTAAAGCCAAGTGCCCGTGGAGAAATCGAAATAACTTCAATCAACAATGAATATTTGAACCGCGGAGAACTTTCCGTAGAGCTTTTGGGACGAGGAATGGCATGGCTCGATACGGGAACTTATGACGGGCTTTTGGAAGCGAGCAATTTTATCGCTACAATCCAAAAACGACAGGGGATGTATATTTCTTGCATAGAAGAAATTTCGTTCAGAAACGGCTGGATTACAAAACAGCAGCTTCTCGATATGGCAAAAGGCTATAAAACCGATTACGGCAGATACTTGGAATATATTGCAAACAGTTGA
- a CDS encoding tetratricopeptide repeat protein translates to MKNKSILIISLCLLFSSQLVAQVSNAKQDALVLYHNGKYRESIQVCEEELKLNPNRIESYVVMCWALIKNKQYAEAEERASEGLAVSPYDLRLIEALGEAKYYLGKNTGAMEQFQRYVAGASESGSRVGVAYYYMGEIFIRQARYQHADIALSSAVKKEPLLDTWWVRLGYAREMAKNYRKALEAYEEALRLNSSSSDASRGYERVNAKLQ, encoded by the coding sequence ATGAAAAATAAATCTATACTAATTATCTCTTTATGTTTGCTATTTTCTTCACAATTGGTTGCACAGGTATCTAATGCAAAACAAGATGCGCTTGTCCTTTATCACAACGGAAAATATCGAGAATCTATTCAAGTTTGTGAAGAGGAACTGAAGTTAAATCCAAACCGCATTGAGTCGTATGTTGTCATGTGCTGGGCGTTGATCAAAAACAAACAGTATGCCGAAGCCGAAGAACGTGCATCTGAGGGGCTTGCAGTCAGTCCTTATGATTTACGTCTGATTGAAGCGCTCGGTGAAGCTAAATACTATCTTGGAAAAAACACAGGTGCGATGGAACAGTTTCAAAGATATGTCGCAGGTGCTTCTGAAAGCGGTTCTCGAGTTGGCGTTGCATATTATTATATGGGAGAGATTTTTATTCGCCAGGCTCGTTACCAGCATGCAGATATAGCGCTTTCATCGGCTGTAAAAAAAGAACCTCTGCTCGATACTTGGTGGGTTCGACTTGGCTACGCTCGTGAAATGGCAAAAAATTATCGCAAAGCACTTGAAGCGTATGAAGAAGCTCTCAGACTGAATTCCTCTTCGTCAGATGCTTCTCGCGGTTATGAGCGAGTCAACGCAAAATTGCAGTAA
- a CDS encoding phosphoglucomutase: protein MEHNMILSASGWRKIFAVSGNEQDKNPQISEENKAISVIAANVFFDYIKEVSGQEAPVIALGIDSRPTGPAIADAMIHALVKKGAIIQYSAVTAAPEIMAYAKKLDGFIYVSASHNPIGHNGIKFGTNDGGVLCGSENAKLVKDFISRLSDDKAVEEAVKVAYSCYASELKKVYDVSESSKHNSLYAYKNFINETITGTDNKEYQDDFFGMFNTLTAENPIGVVADFNGSSRSRSIDREYFREHRINFYSMNDAQIVHEIIPEAENLVELAKEMERLHSDGHKEVVLGYMPDCDGDRGNIVFWDEKNKKAVILKAQEVFSLSVLAELTYSIWQHGTEDGFKPAVAVNCPTSMRIEEIAEKLGAKVFRAEVGEANVVNLAREKRSEGYTIRILGEGSNGGTITYPSSVRDPLNTVFAILKLLIMRENGLFEMWCKKTGIKYNPNFTLTDVLESLPKYTTTGVSEPRALLHVKNTDHAELKKSFQNVFEKEYKAKSSELKKKYGICSWEAVITNGTKETHNVKDFSLSGKGGLKILFKDKNEKPTAFIWMRGSGTEPVFRIMCDVCGNRPEMEKDLLNWETKMLGKADKA from the coding sequence TTGGAACATAACATGATTCTTTCCGCCTCAGGCTGGCGAAAAATATTTGCAGTCTCTGGGAATGAACAGGACAAAAATCCACAGATAAGTGAAGAAAATAAAGCGATTTCTGTTATCGCTGCAAACGTTTTTTTTGATTATATAAAAGAAGTCAGCGGCCAGGAAGCTCCTGTAATTGCACTTGGAATCGACTCACGTCCTACCGGTCCTGCAATTGCAGACGCGATGATTCACGCTCTTGTAAAAAAAGGCGCAATCATTCAATATTCAGCAGTCACTGCTGCACCGGAAATCATGGCTTATGCAAAAAAACTGGACGGTTTTATTTACGTTTCGGCAAGCCATAACCCTATCGGGCATAATGGAATAAAATTCGGGACAAACGATGGCGGAGTTTTGTGCGGAAGCGAAAATGCAAAACTTGTAAAAGATTTTATTTCACGCCTCAGCGATGACAAAGCTGTTGAAGAGGCTGTGAAAGTCGCTTATTCATGCTATGCATCTGAGCTCAAAAAAGTTTACGATGTTTCTGAAAGTTCAAAACACAATTCACTTTATGCTTACAAAAACTTTATAAATGAAACAATAACAGGAACTGACAACAAAGAATACCAAGATGATTTTTTTGGAATGTTTAACACGCTGACTGCTGAAAACCCAATCGGCGTTGTCGCAGATTTTAATGGAAGTTCACGTTCACGCAGCATTGACCGCGAATATTTTAGGGAACACAGAATAAACTTTTATTCTATGAACGATGCGCAGATCGTGCACGAGATTATCCCTGAAGCGGAAAACCTTGTAGAACTCGCGAAAGAGATGGAAAGACTTCATTCTGATGGACACAAAGAAGTTGTGCTTGGCTACATGCCTGACTGCGACGGAGACCGCGGAAATATCGTCTTTTGGGACGAAAAGAACAAAAAAGCTGTGATTCTAAAAGCGCAGGAAGTTTTCAGCCTTTCGGTTCTTGCGGAACTCACATATTCAATCTGGCAGCACGGCACAGAAGACGGTTTTAAACCAGCAGTTGCGGTGAACTGCCCGACTTCGATGAGAATCGAGGAAATTGCAGAAAAACTCGGTGCAAAAGTTTTCCGTGCAGAAGTCGGTGAAGCAAATGTAGTAAATCTTGCCCGCGAAAAACGTTCGGAAGGTTATACGATTCGAATCTTGGGAGAAGGTTCAAACGGCGGAACGATAACTTATCCATCATCAGTCAGAGACCCATTGAACACTGTTTTTGCAATATTAAAACTCTTGATAATGAGGGAAAACGGACTGTTTGAAATGTGGTGCAAAAAAACAGGAATCAAATATAATCCGAACTTCACGCTGACAGACGTCTTAGAGTCACTGCCGAAATACACGACGACAGGAGTTTCAGAACCTCGTGCACTTCTTCATGTAAAGAACACAGATCATGCGGAACTTAAAAAGAGCTTTCAAAACGTTTTTGAAAAAGAATATAAAGCAAAATCTTCCGAATTAAAAAAGAAATACGGTATATGCAGCTGGGAAGCTGTCATCACAAACGGAACAAAAGAAACGCACAACGTAAAAGACTTTTCGCTTTCAGGCAAAGGCGGTCTTAAAATTTTATTTAAAGACAAAAACGAAAAGCCAACTGCATTTATCTGGATGAGAGGAAGCGGCACCGAACCTGTTTTTAGAATCATGTGCGATGTTTGCGGCAACAGACCGGAAATGGAAAAAGATTTATTAAATTGGGAAACTAAAATGTTAGGCAAAGCAGATAAGGCCTGA
- the rfbC gene encoding dTDP-4-dehydrorhamnose 3,5-epimerase, whose protein sequence is MSFEFRQCEKEGVKFDGLYEIQPKLFGDSRGYFAETYSERDFFEAGLKMKFVQDNQSKSSKGVLRGLHFQTNHPQGKLVRDLQGKVYDVAVDIRNGSDTFGKYYGVILDSEKQNMFYIPEGFAHGFYVLSDEAIFTYKCTDFYDPSGEGGLMWNDPLINVNWTEIAPDVNPLLSEKDGKHPAFDPDKKYFDIKGKWQK, encoded by the coding sequence ATGAGTTTTGAATTTAGACAGTGTGAAAAAGAAGGCGTAAAGTTTGATGGACTTTATGAAATACAGCCGAAACTGTTTGGTGATTCACGAGGATATTTTGCAGAAACTTACAGCGAGCGAGATTTTTTTGAAGCTGGACTCAAGATGAAATTTGTGCAGGACAATCAGTCAAAATCAAGCAAAGGAGTTCTTCGCGGTCTTCATTTTCAGACAAATCATCCGCAGGGAAAACTCGTCCGCGATCTTCAGGGAAAAGTTTACGATGTCGCTGTCGACATCCGCAACGGTTCAGACACTTTTGGAAAATATTACGGTGTAATTCTCGACAGTGAAAAACAGAACATGTTTTACATTCCTGAAGGTTTCGCTCACGGTTTTTATGTTTTGTCGGATGAAGCAATTTTCACATATAAATGCACTGATTTTTATGACCCGAGCGGAGAAGGCGGTCTCATGTGGAACGATCCTCTAATCAATGTAAATTGGACTGAAATCGCCCCTGATGTAAATCCTCTCCTGTCGGAAAAAGATGGAAAACATCCTGCATTCGACCCTGATAAAAAATATTTTGATATAAAAGGTAAATGGCAAAAATAA
- a CDS encoding peptidoglycan DD-metalloendopeptidase family protein, whose product MKNLKNFVFTALLFLFAQSVYSFDWPQSEITANSFKSYFGQNRDSILSTSLIFTEPTEIKAAEKGFILAILTEDKDEMDFFPSTLGTAVIISHEDNMLSVYGNIDQETLTLNYRNSKTVDAGEIIGQVGISGYQVEKGNLEFQIIDTNNKSAINPKILMPRTESELPLRFAGIMIESKDKDIYDANIYKTYKSGLYRVYFKRNEIAVPYKTAVSINGVLVDQISYDTITQRDNKLCVNGKKKYTSADVFPDGQLQLLGEAMFTPGRVNLGLSITDFFGNVQQLNYNIIIK is encoded by the coding sequence ATGAAAAATCTGAAAAATTTTGTATTTACAGCGCTGCTTTTTTTATTTGCACAATCAGTTTATTCTTTTGACTGGCCGCAAAGTGAAATCACAGCAAATTCATTTAAATCATATTTTGGACAAAACAGAGACAGCATATTGAGCACTTCGTTGATTTTTACAGAGCCAACAGAGATAAAAGCTGCCGAAAAAGGATTTATTCTCGCCATTCTCACAGAAGACAAAGATGAGATGGACTTTTTCCCATCAACTTTGGGAACGGCTGTAATTATTTCACACGAAGACAACATGCTTTCTGTCTATGGGAATATCGACCAGGAGACTTTAACTCTCAACTATAGAAATAGTAAAACTGTAGATGCTGGAGAAATAATCGGGCAAGTCGGCATTTCAGGATATCAAGTTGAAAAAGGAAACTTAGAATTTCAAATCATCGACACAAATAATAAATCGGCTATCAATCCGAAGATTCTGATGCCGCGTACAGAATCCGAATTACCTCTAAGATTTGCAGGTATAATGATTGAAAGTAAAGACAAAGATATTTACGACGCAAATATTTACAAAACATATAAGTCCGGTTTGTATAGAGTCTATTTTAAAAGAAATGAAATTGCAGTTCCGTATAAGACAGCTGTTTCAATAAACGGCGTACTTGTAGATCAGATTTCTTACGATACTATCACGCAAAGAGACAACAAGCTGTGCGTAAACGGAAAGAAAAAATATACAAGTGCTGATGTGTTTCCTGATGGGCAACTTCAACTGCTCGGAGAAGCGATGTTTACGCCGGGACGTGTAAATCTTGGTCTTTCTATAACAGACTTTTTTGGAAATGTACAACAGCTAAATTACAATATAATAATAAAATAA